In Mytilus edulis chromosome 3, xbMytEdul2.2, whole genome shotgun sequence, the genomic window TAATGtgatacaaatataacaaatttatttaGCCATGCTTATCATAGAAATTTCTTAATTCAAGAAGAAATTAGATTATCGTTATCTACCTCATACAATCGCACAGAGGGAGGGATGATTATGAACGTAACAGCAAAGTAAACAACGCCATCTATCGGCAATATTTAGCGCACCTGTTTAATTTGCTTCTTTGTCCATAGAAAGCGTCACCCGTCACTTgtgtattttcaaatttgataagaGGCGCAGTAATGGAATCTTTAAAAAGAACAGCAGAGGAAGCAGATTCTCTTCTTGAAGGTGTTAAGGCTTTGATTGTAGATATTGAGGGTACAACAACGCCTATCGACTTTGTAAAGGTAAAGTAACGCTATTTAATCGTTAGCCATGCACAGTGATGCATCTTCCGCATAGCCATAACCTCACCGGCATGCTGTCTCTGTAGTCGTGTTTCGTTGATatgtcatggttttttttaattaacaaattATTATTGTGATCCAGCTCTGGCTCGGGACTATGTTTAATAGCGATgaacctaattaaaaaaaatattgaatctcaaatttgaaatttgaaaaaaaataagtgcggggaaatataaaacacatttgTAAATACGACATCGGAAGCAGATTAACATTTTACCAATGTACATGAAAAAATGGAAATGACATGTTTATGTTGTTGAATTAAGCAATGCATCTTAACCGACGCCATACAAATAAACTAAATTTAGTGTGTGTTTGTGTGGTTTTCATTTTGAACGCCTGATATGCTGATATGTGTACACAAGtaacaacttttaaaatagagttatctctcttttatTGTTATCTTCCACTAAAattcaactaatcaatcaatagGCAATGCAATGTGATCATTTTTAGAATATTAACAAAGTTATCATTGAACCAGTAAGTCTGAAATTTGCATTTTAGAATATATAAAatcaaagttcaaagttttttattttccaattaagggcccctgACAGGACATACATGTAATGAcaacaatacacaatacattCTGATTattaacacataaacatataatgaagataaaattaaaattcacaTGAAGAGGATGAGATAATatcatagaatatatatatatatcatataaaatatcacaacataaaacaattgttattgttattatttataagttattttaGTTCTTTCAAAGTTTCATATCTTTGATTTTTCTGCCATGCCAGAATGCCAGCAAAAAATAGTTTAATAATGTATTAATTCACCATAttaagttgagaatggaaatagtttGCTAACAGAGGTCCACCTTGTCTCTTATCCAGAAAAATAAGTTGAAGGAATAAATAAGTCACTAAAATTGAAAAGAGACCAAGGGCAAATGCACTTGGACATGTTAGTAAGTGGAATTTTAGATACCGTCTTAACTTGACTAGTGCACAAAATGTTCACTTTAATGCAGAATTCCCCAAGGGATGAAAACTCGTATGTAATTATATTACAaatgcatatgtatatatattcaacacTCTAGCATAGCAggaatccgggtccgtccgccctgattcTGGTTCGCCCTAGTTTCTGTTCGCCCTAATACCTGTTTGCCCTgagtccgttcgccctgatttttttttaagtatagtGTTGCGTTGTGTGTATATAATTGAATGTGTTGAAGTCGgtctacaatttcgccgaatatttacgatGTATCATGTAAAATTGTCTAAAGCTAGCTGCTATACATGTTATACTAGGTTATAAGTTTCAGTACATTTCAGGACTATAAGTTTTTGTGACTTCAAGGTATTGAGGACTAAGTTTGTATCTGTATGTTACGTTACTAGGAAATATAAGTTTCTGTAAATTTCAGCAccacattgtatttttaaatgtaaaacaattgaagactaaattatttgtatgtaattgaatatgttgaagtttacaaatatttatttatgatgtgTTCTGTGGTACTGCTATTAGGAAATAAGTTTCTCGGAATTTCAGtactacattgtatttttaaatgtgaaaCAACTGAAGACTAAGTTGTTGTCTTGCTTCTACGAGGATAAGTTCATtgatgtaacatatacatatcataaatgaatatAGGGCGAACGAACCCAGGGCGAACGGACTATCAGGGTGAATGTAATCAGGGCGAATGATCCCGATACCGCATAGCAGTAGCAGGTGCAAGTGAAGTGACAAGGTCCCACTACTCTTTAATTtgcatatgatatatattttttttctaaatataaaccTGACTTTGTCACTATGCTTTGAGAATAACAGAAACTTACTCTTCATTGGattgataaaaaatatgactatttttcaatttgttgaGTTTTAAACAGTCCTTGTTATGATTATTATTAAAAGGAAATGTTTGGTTAAATACTATGATCGATTGATTAGTAAACacttttgtgctatttcattGCGGTCAGTTTATATTGTTGGAGGAATTCAGAGTGCCCTAAAGAGAACCACAACCTTCCCAAGAACACAAACAATAAAGAAGACCTCAAGAGGCAACTGTTTAGTCCAGTTATTGACAGTAATATGTACATgtctaaatacatgtacatgtagcaatcATTCCAGTCCAAGAAACCAAGTTAATTTGTTAATTGAAATGACTGATTTATACTAATTTGGAAAATATGAGACTAAAAAAGGTACAGCTCTTTTATTTTGTGTGGCATGAACATTTGCACCAGCAGTAGAACTATTCATGTTTAGAAATGGAATATATTATTGCAAATTgatgataaatttgtaaaaaataaaataatgtaaaaaaactCTAAACATCGCATGGCATGtacattattttgatattatattgataagCTGTTATTGTCTTTGTAGGAGACACTTTTCCCATATGTGAGTGAAAATATAGaggaatatttaacaaaaaattatgatGAAGAGGAAACAAAGAAAGACATTCAGGCCTTGAGAGAATTGGTAAGTCATTAGAATAATTGGTGTCTGTTGTGGATAAATCAgttataaagaaaatacaaagGGGAGCCGTTATGAAATCAGAATGTTGAAAATGTCCTTTTGAATAAAACTGTACACCAGGAAATGTTGGAAACAGTTGACTTTTggtatgtacaatgtataaactTATGGATACTTATGTAGTATATGCACCCTTTAGTGCTTAATCACCCTCTGTTGTATGCTAGCTGGCAGACACAATGGTTGTGTCATTGTAACATAACAACAAGGTGAGCATTATACAATGCATGCACTATTAGCACCTGAAGTGTGGGGTTCCAGCTAGTGCTACCAATCAATTGTTTTCTTCATGTGTAAATATGTTTTCTCTGTTGTTATTTAAGTGTACCTTTACTCTGTTTTCAGATCTCAAATTGGcaaatattattttacatttaaagtgCAATTACTTTTCTTTTTGATTGGTAAATATTTTGGTTTCATACCAAAGAGCTTTACTTTAACGAGTAACTTTTCAAATTACCAATACACATGATAAAAGTTGTGTTAAAATCGAGGCAATTTTAGATATAACTAATGCTATATTAGGTAATTTTAGAAATATAAGGATTTGACTATTCATACAGATATCTTAATAAAAAACAGACATCTAGTTATTTTTCTCATGAAGTACAAAAATATAGCTCATGCAGCAGACAGATGATgttcagtaattgtcgtttgttgatgtggttcataagtgtttctctcgttttttatatagattagacttttGGTTTCCCCTGTTTCCAAtcttgttatacatgttatatctagATATATATGAATGGAAACATTTGATTTAATTGAGACTTGAATTTATCTATGGTTGTAACCCTGTACAAAAACATACAGTTTATTCTCTCGGGGCTCACACTACTCCAAAAtcatagggagaagtggtgagatttaaAAGAAAAGTGCTCCTTTCAAGCGCTGCGCTACAAtgatgttctttttatattgttcaattaatatctgagtatacaattaaagtaaaagttcaaattcaaagttgGTTTAAGTttaggttcttgtgagaaactaccaactataaaatatctagcactaaaaagatttatttattttttatgtcaaaaaGTGAAAGAAATTATAGCatatcaattacaatttgattaaaaactaTCTTGTGTAtaaaattcagtgtttctcatcaAAAGATATACAAAGTTAAGCTGGGCCATATTATATTgttattagtataatagtctcagcaTGCTCAAAGTTAAgcaattttaatcaatattttgaaacaatccatataCATTATATGGATAGATACGTAGTTAGAaacggtcaatggcggacgatatgcaagaaaatttacaaaaataaacgatgtttgacaagctatttggaaaggaacataacgtttttaatgcaataaatggattaaacatttactggaggcaacttttatcacgttaaAATGAAGTTACAAACTTAGTTTGCTGCTGAAAGTTAGATTGATGTTTTTGAGTAACAAGCACCTGAACTTGCGGAACACTgtaaagacaatgcttcaacctcttgtTGCTTGTCTTAAGAAAATGAATTgcttatgtctgaatttctttaattatcaataaaaaattgtttcataactttgtaaaaattgaaaatgtccgatggcGAAAGCGAGTACTTATCGTTAacaacagggcgacttgtttttgCTTTTGGGCGTCAGAGAAAgtgaagtgacggtcgggaaagCGACTTCTTTGCCCAAGTAGCGTGAGCCCTGTTctcttatatatacattttgtattattgtctGTTGACCCTTTAACTTTCTCTTTTGTTCTAATAGACTTGTTGGTGACCAAAAAGTCCATTATAATTAAAGAAATTGTTCATTGGCTAGCGCAGACAGGTTTACCTTATAGCCTTAAGTTCatgtgaaaattaaaattttaaaaaagttgaatatcTTTTATATACTAGTGAAATGCTAAGTTTTATTATTAAACAAGTGTACATGTAATTTCTtgtaaaacagtaaaaaataactTGATATTATCAAAATCTTCATAAATGTAATGCTTAGTACTGAAGCCAATATTTTCCTGTATGTAGTTCTAGTGACCTTAACTTGGGAGATCTCTCATACAAGTAAGAAATTAGGCAACAGCATATGCAAATACAAGGGGAAAAACCTTGATTAATATGTATTGTCTCCCTTTGATAATTTTATGTAGAAAAAAGAGGGTTTTTTTTCATGACAAAGGGGTAGCTATCAACCAGATAAAATCATTTGTAGATAAATAATCTAGAATAgatgtatttacacttgtatgcaaatttgtccgccattatgTAGAATCACagaggttcccgtaaactttgacataacaattcaaaaaatttgacgtcacaataaaaaagtgattgttgcttgacgtcaaaaggttatTCGGAGGCGATCTAAGGTCATTTGGAGACAAAATTCAGTTAAATACCataagtgtaaatacgtttatagGCCATGGATGTCATTaacttgtaaaaataattttaaaatgtcctttaaatttataagaattagaataagaatatttatagcctgaaaatataacatatatatttataatttgtttttacgaCATCACCAATAGTTAAAAGTTCATGATACTgaaatacaatgcatatatagATATTTTTCAGTATTAATGCACtactgaaataacaaaaatattgcttCATATGAAACATATACATTGTGTGTAGTTTTTCATATCTAGACTAAGTGACAGAGTCGTGTGAGTGCTTTAATATGAAGCTTCCATTGTTTTGATATGTCCTATTTATGAAGTACTCGagatttcttatttttgtttaaataggCAGCAAAAGACAAAGAAGATAAATGTGAAGGAGTTGTCGAGATACCAGCATCAGATGGGGACAAGAAAGATATTATTAAAGCTGTAGTGGCTAATGTAAAATGGCAGATGGACAAAGATAGGAAATCCACAGCACTAAAAGCCTTACAGGGACACATCTGGAGAGAAGGATATGAACAAGAAAAACTAAAAGCAGAGTATGTACATAGCAGCTGGTACATAGTGTATACAAAATCAGTATAGCTACATACCTTTCAGTACAAAATGTTTTTCTGCTACAACAGATGCAAACAAATTAAAAGGGTTAACTATTTTAAATACAACAACCATGTTTCCCatttaacattatttaaaacatatgAGCTATGTCGGATAGAAGTTGACTGTATGCAAATCAATATCAAAACATCTGTTATCCTATGTTGGGTTGAAGAAATCTGTTTGAAAATTGAGTTGTTATAAGAATCCTACAAAGTAAACAGAAGTTCATCTTATGTTTCATATTTAAATGTTCCAATCATACATTGTATAATTATAATTGTATATGAGCACTTGTATAATTATAATTGTATATGAGCACttgtataattataataattgtatATGAGCACttgtataattatgataattgtatatgagcacttgtataattataataattgtatATGAGCACttgtataattatgataattgtatatgagcacttgtataattataataattgtatatgagcacttgtataattataattataataattgtatatgagcacttgtataattataataattgtatatgagcacttgtataattataataattgtatatgagcacttgtataattataataattgtatATGAGCACTAGTATAATTATAATTGTATATGAGCACttgtataattataataattgtatatgagcacttgtataattataataattgtatatgagcacttgtataattataataattgtatatgagcacttgtataattataataattgtatatgagcacttgtataattataataattgtatatgagcacttgtataattataattgtatatgagcacttgtataattataattgtatatgagcacttgtataattataataattgtatatgagcacttgtataattataattgtatatgatgaGCTCTTGTATAAGGTCCATTTCTATATGACACAGCtcatatataaaaatttcagtgaatcaatttcaagatttttatacatgtaccattGGACAGGTAAATTTATAGCCTGTCTCAtggtagctgcggaaccgtagctcttaggtccttatgttattttttgactatttgcggatggtccgcaaatagtcaaaaaataacataaggacctaagagctacggttccgcagctagtcTCATGGTTGAGTTGAAGTGTGTCTGTTAACTTCAGTCATAGTATCATGGTACTTATACTTCTTTGCGATTTCCTAGCATTTAGAATAAGATTCTATAGATAAGAGAGAGAAAAGGGGAACAGCtgtctacatgtatatgtatttaaagGTAAAATAGTTTAGAGACAAAACACCCTGATGCTTACTATTAATTCACTTGGCCAGGATAAGTGATATTTGTCAAACTCATTGTTAGTGATCAACTTTAAATATCATGTTattgataattatttataaaaatcatcaaaactgtacatgctgtatggTAAAAAATTGggtaattgttttaattttgaacatggaatatttttaatttaaactgtttattttatgcATATCATATAGTTAGTAAAAAGTTTACATGTTTATTGTAGATTGTTTGAAGATGTAGGACCAAATCTTCAACAGATAGTAGAAATAGGAATAGCTGTGTATGTGTTCTCATCAGGGAGTGTAGAAAGTCAGAAACTTCTCTTTGCCAATACAGATGATGGCAACTTGTTAGAGGTATTTATCTCACCATTTTAGGACTTCAAGTATCacttccattatcactgaactagtatacatttttgttttaagtgCCAGCTGATGCACGCctctgggtgtgggattttcttgctgcgttggagaccttcggctgttgtcagctctttggtttgttgtctctttgataacattccccatttccattttcaattttatcttgtTTTTTCAAAGCACTTCATGTCTTTATTATGAATAAGAAAAATTGACATTGTATGTGGTATGAACccaaaaaaaacatcaacaaatggTATTTGAATATGAATGTGGGATGTTTGGTGGATATATTAAACAAAGTTGTTTTCATACCACGTAGACCAGATTTATTGATTTGAAAATGGTAATTTAGAACATGTATCATTAGCTAAAGTATCAATTGATTTAGCAATATTAATCCCCTTTATGCAGATTCAGTTCATctttatctttattgatattatttaatgATGTGCCTTTTGCTCATGTACCTGTAATTTTACATCTATGAACTTCTGTAGACAAGTGTTCCTATTCATTTTGAAATTGgtgacttattttttttttgcatatttagcTTTTCACTGGTTTCTATGATACAACGACAGGATCAAAAACAGATAAAACAAGTTACACTAAAATAGCTGAGGATATAGATGCTGAACCAGAAGAAATATTATTCTTAACAGATACTCCAGATGGTGAGATATTAGATtgtgttttattcattttcaaaaagataaaattataGCTCTTAGTTGCCCACAGTACAAAAATAGATATGAAAGTTCTTAGTTGCCCacagtacaaaataaaaataatagctCTTAGTTGCCCACAGTACAAAAATAGATATGAAAGTTCTTAGTTGCCCgcagtacaaaataaaaataatagctCTTAGTTGCCCACagtacaaaataataataatagatctAATTAGTTGCCCAcagtacaaaataaaacaaagacaaCCAAAGATATCACccaaacaaataaattaaaaaaaacaacaaaaaactgcAACATTCACTGACATAAATTCTGATTTTGAACAAGTATGTATGTGCTTTTTTGTCAATCTAGTTTATATTCGATCCTTCCCTGAAATCTCAATCACTGAATGACTTTGTCAAAATGGGAAGTAAGAACAAATGTGGCTgtgaaaatcaaaacaataaaatgaagATCAAGATAAAACAGTTTGataatatcaactatataaaacaacaacaaaaatctaaATTTCAATGTTGTCAGAATCTTTGATTTGAAGAAGACaatagttttaagaaaaaaaaatgaattatttgttttgaGCATTTAAGGCTGTAAGTTACACCAAGTTATATTTATCTCAAACATTAGTAACTGTTGATGAAGGTTACTCTCTAACTAAAAAATGCTGATAATTAAGTATGTAGGCAAGAAACACATTAAATCAAGCAAATATCATAACACAAGTTAGGAATCTGATTagtaaaaaaacccaacacaaaatgacaaaaaatatatttgataataaaaaattaCACATTGAAACATGctgatctgaaataaaataatgcAGTCCAATAAAATGCTGTGTCCttaacttttatttcaatttcttttgAGACCTATATAAAAAGCATAATAATTTATTTCTTGATGTTTTATGTTTACAGAAGCTGCAGCAGCTGTGAAGGCAGGTT contains:
- the LOC139517269 gene encoding enolase-phosphatase E1-like, whose amino-acid sequence is MESLKRTAEEADSLLEGVKALIVDIEGTTTPIDFVKETLFPYVSENIEEYLTKNYDEEETKKDIQALRELAAKDKEDKCEGVVEIPASDGDKKDIIKAVVANVKWQMDKDRKSTALKALQGHIWREGYEQEKLKAELFEDVGPNLQQIVEIGIAVYVFSSGSVESQKLLFANTDDGNLLELFTGFYDTTTGSKTDKTSYTKIAEDIDAEPEEILFLTDTPDEAAAAVKAGLRSAIVVREGNAELSNEVFQNYLVIESFNELFGDDDEEDFKRIAGDNGEVDDDEDGEEDDLDGEDDDEDDVPEDDDDEDDA